Proteins encoded by one window of Salvia splendens isolate huo1 chromosome 7, SspV2, whole genome shotgun sequence:
- the LOC121741259 gene encoding 2-haloacrylate reductase-like — protein sequence MLLLMQVEPGHTVLVHAAAGGVGSLLCQWASAVIGTVSTKEKAAQAKDDDCHHALLYEEDFVSRVNEITSGNGVDVVYDSVGKDTFQVSD from the exons ATGTTGTTGCTTATGCAG GTTGAACCGGGGCATACTGTTCTTGTTCATGCTGCAGCTGGTGGTGTAGGGTCTCTGTTATGCCAATGGGCAAGCGCAGTTATCGGAACTGTCTCTACGAAAGAGAAGGCAGCTCAAGCTAAGGACGATGACTGCCATCATGCTTTATTGTATGAGGAAGATTTCGTTAGTCGCGTCAATGAGATTACATCCGGTAATGGAGTTGATGTCGTCTATGATTCTGTAGGAAAGGATACATTTCAG gtGTCTGATTAG
- the LOC121810481 gene encoding uncharacterized protein LOC121810481 has translation MDSDDEYQRAWDEAYAALVEEVEQEVQEEVRCAAAVPRPIQHRRTIPRDHIGANQRLMDGYFGENPRFPLELYRRRFRMSRRLSLHIASSLASRYNCFTLRSDASGRIGLSTIQKCTAAGLWRTS, from the coding sequence atggattccgacgatgaatATCAACGCGCATGGGATGAGGCCTATGCCGCGTTGGTTGAAGAGGTTGAGCAAGAAGTACAGGAGGAGGTGCGCTGTGCGGCGGCGGTCCCTCGTCCGATCCAgcatcggcggacaatccccCGCGACCatatcggggctaaccagcgGCTGATGGATGGCTACTTTGGCGAAAACCCACGTTTTCCGCTAGAGCTTTATCGTCGGCGTTTCAGAATGTCTCGACGACTCTCCCTACATATAGCGTCGTCATTGGCTTCGCGGTACAACTGCTTCACCCTCCGATCTGATGCCAGCGGCAGGATCGGATTGTCGACgatacagaagtgcaccgcaGCTGGTCTATGGCGGACAAGCTGA